In the genome of Coraliomargarita algicola, one region contains:
- a CDS encoding DNRLRE domain-containing protein, with the protein MFNQLYNRVARYCSYGFVGCLATMATHNHVHADDVKALHFDGVDDYVTMGDTLGLSELTISVWFKKDAGGALGSSGAGGVNVIPLVAKGRGENDASTLDCNYIFGINSAGMLAADFEEGAAGVSPGVNHPVVGVTPVVEGVWQHAALTYDGATWKVYLNGQLDAELYVGQPLRSDSIQHFGLGAAMNSSGTVQGYFAGSLNEVSVWDHALSQSDIENLMTSSPAVTETGLVGYWPLEQASGVAVADATGNNDGVFTGETESTWVDSNFVRADFVTPPTNLRAWASQVGAISLSWTDQASAEAGYIVERYDSSTAAWSELATLPADSTSYLDESVDLDVDYLYRVRVSGGATSLVTQANAGTSAGHHVTKLRYGVNGYFDALDIGLRQYVAPGPDVTWNIVTLYTDNNSSTNEDQILMQFPNLEGAIADGKVPAGSVVQSATLRIWVGDGNEKSSNTISMYPMLSDWDSHSTWNSMVDGISPDGVEAASTPDFAQNGLNVASVWSEWDLTERVQSILDGSHTNRGWVLLNAGSNGFGITSSESSDLSLRPELVIHYTLGAVPGSPTDTSVSRTPENAALITWTDSVSDEGNYIVERAYSLDGPWTILTDSLPAGSTSYSDSTVLEDTKYFYRVSASNTFGSGEPDAVQAFRFGTGTSALEFDGIDDYITMGNTLGMSELTITLWFKKTGEGSTATTGVGGIHGIPLVAKGRGESDGSTVDCNYFFGIDSGTGMLGADFEEGAGGTSPGLNHPIVGVSPIQDHVWYYAALTYDGSTWKLYLNGALENELYVGQPLRADSIQHFSIGSALNSSGSPAGYFAGLIDEVSVWNRALEMSEIRALMTENPALPNADLSGFWKLDETAGAAAYDESQQIHGAVSGVFTDADWQATDLDTSVISFPPTDLTALATADKVIELSWVDASSNESGFTLERREGTEGEWIVIETTAANVESYSDTEVQPDLDYYYRVSTVGGTVYSSAIRANIGTRYNEKVAKFQYGMNGYTATNDIGIRSSSSPGADATWNTSNLYTDNNSETDEDQVLIDFQDIIGTGAQQIPSTAIVKSATLRLWVGDGNNPSNDIISLHRMLADWSANSSWNSMVDGITADDVEAVATAEYVHETYKDIETWSEWDVTASIEAYLAGTATNRGWVLLNSDNDGFGFWTSKAADIDIHPELVVVYSDGPTPAAPTSVVAEPVSTSEIELTWTDVASDETAYMIEHATDYYGEWEVLVADLDPDTQSYSHTGLETESTHYYRVVALSETGGGISEPAFARTDDGPYGLRQLSFQQGFNDYASALEIEIDSDTPEANAQNGILWVDHNSDGSERQVLLNFGDIFGEAAGQIPAGSIIDRAYIRLYVGTDTSVQSDGPMHFQQMLVDWDDLSSWSSEAWGGNGIDDDDIESDSQPDSVSIFSSQESYYDVEVTPTLVDWLNGAPVYGWVIQTYSNDGYGFYSSLSADAKQRPELIVEIDTDPANLYPEITINAPTDGATEVAEPAIINLDVTDGNLEDLLDVTLFGRLVADSDEAFSVVLLPDTQFYSAEINGAVKEIFASQTQWIIDNREALNIAFVLHLGDIVQNGDTYGNGSSAEQEWINASDALYLLEDPLTTGLPEGIPYGVAVGNHDQEPIWDPDGTTTYYNKYFGVDHWAGKSYYGDHYGSNNDNYYQLYSVGSYDFLSISLEYRGSANAEVLDWAEGLVQAYPDRRVIVTTHHLVNTGNPASWSSYGEAIYERLKGYPNLDLMLGGHIHGEGQRTDDFEGNITHSLLQDYQGYSEGGQGYLRILTFEPAHNKIYVRTYSPWVDAYETDTNSQFELEYDMGTIISEFEELATFTDIPAESELEFEWDELLAGRHYEWYVRATDGRKPVETSLQSFTAAGATYSAWRDQLFDAEDSNVGREDDHDGDGYSNYYEFVFNGNPKSGSGLHMPTVTLGEGGNEMRYQRIKDAGLQWSYLVSQDLIHWDLPSEEVVEITEHIVDNEDGTESVQLEIDTKVKALFWRIVAE; encoded by the coding sequence ATGTTCAATCAATTATATAATCGAGTAGCGCGCTACTGTAGTTACGGCTTTGTTGGCTGTTTGGCTACAATGGCGACGCATAATCATGTACACGCGGACGATGTCAAAGCACTCCATTTTGATGGAGTCGATGACTACGTGACAATGGGAGACACCTTAGGTCTTTCCGAACTCACGATCAGTGTCTGGTTTAAAAAAGACGCGGGCGGTGCTCTAGGCAGTTCTGGCGCGGGCGGTGTCAATGTGATACCACTTGTGGCTAAAGGACGTGGGGAGAATGATGCCAGCACGCTCGACTGTAATTACATCTTCGGGATCAATAGTGCAGGCATGCTTGCCGCTGACTTCGAAGAAGGCGCTGCGGGTGTCAGCCCCGGGGTCAATCACCCTGTGGTGGGTGTGACTCCTGTGGTTGAAGGCGTGTGGCAGCATGCCGCACTCACTTATGATGGCGCGACATGGAAGGTATATTTGAATGGACAGTTGGATGCGGAGCTTTACGTGGGGCAGCCCCTCCGTTCCGATAGTATCCAGCATTTCGGATTGGGTGCAGCAATGAATTCTAGTGGCACCGTTCAGGGCTATTTTGCAGGAAGCCTGAATGAAGTCAGCGTTTGGGATCATGCCTTGAGCCAAAGTGATATCGAGAACTTAATGACCTCGTCGCCTGCTGTCACAGAAACCGGACTTGTGGGCTATTGGCCACTGGAGCAGGCGTCTGGTGTTGCAGTCGCCGATGCGACGGGTAACAACGATGGTGTCTTTACTGGCGAGACCGAATCCACATGGGTGGACAGCAATTTTGTAAGAGCGGATTTTGTGACGCCTCCTACTAATCTGCGAGCCTGGGCTTCTCAGGTAGGAGCGATCAGCCTTAGCTGGACGGATCAAGCAAGCGCTGAGGCAGGCTATATTGTTGAGCGTTATGATTCAAGCACTGCAGCATGGTCCGAGTTGGCGACACTGCCAGCAGATAGCACTTCCTATCTGGATGAATCGGTCGACTTAGACGTCGATTATCTATATCGCGTACGTGTGTCTGGTGGCGCCACTTCATTAGTTACACAAGCCAATGCCGGCACTTCAGCCGGCCATCATGTGACGAAGCTGCGCTACGGAGTGAATGGATACTTTGATGCGCTTGATATCGGATTGCGTCAATATGTTGCGCCCGGACCCGATGTGACGTGGAACATTGTGACGCTGTATACTGATAATAATTCGTCAACGAACGAAGATCAGATTTTGATGCAATTCCCCAATCTTGAGGGAGCCATAGCCGATGGCAAAGTGCCTGCGGGCTCGGTGGTTCAAAGCGCGACTCTACGTATTTGGGTAGGCGATGGTAATGAGAAGAGTTCTAACACCATCAGCATGTATCCGATGTTGAGTGATTGGGACAGCCATAGCACCTGGAATAGCATGGTTGACGGAATCAGCCCCGACGGTGTCGAAGCCGCGAGCACTCCAGACTTTGCGCAGAATGGTTTGAATGTGGCCAGTGTCTGGTCAGAGTGGGATTTGACTGAGCGTGTGCAAAGTATTTTGGATGGCAGTCATACCAATCGTGGTTGGGTATTATTAAATGCGGGCAGTAATGGTTTCGGGATCACTTCCTCGGAGTCAAGCGACCTGAGTTTGCGTCCGGAGTTGGTCATTCACTATACACTCGGTGCCGTTCCTGGTTCGCCGACGGATACCAGCGTGAGCCGCACGCCAGAGAATGCCGCCTTGATTACATGGACTGATAGCGTGAGTGACGAGGGGAACTATATCGTAGAGCGCGCTTATTCGCTCGATGGTCCGTGGACAATACTCACGGATAGTTTGCCTGCAGGCAGCACGTCCTATAGCGACAGCACCGTGCTCGAAGATACGAAGTATTTCTATCGTGTGAGCGCTTCTAACACATTTGGCTCAGGCGAGCCCGATGCGGTGCAGGCCTTCCGCTTTGGAACAGGAACCAGCGCACTGGAGTTCGATGGCATCGATGATTACATCACCATGGGCAACACGCTCGGTATGTCTGAGTTGACCATTACCCTTTGGTTTAAGAAAACCGGTGAAGGTTCCACCGCAACCACTGGTGTGGGTGGTATTCACGGCATTCCACTCGTCGCGAAAGGCCGCGGTGAGAGTGATGGCTCTACAGTAGATTGTAATTATTTCTTCGGCATTGATTCTGGCACAGGTATGCTGGGGGCCGACTTTGAAGAAGGAGCCGGCGGCACCAGTCCGGGCCTGAATCACCCGATTGTAGGTGTGTCTCCGATTCAAGATCATGTGTGGTATTATGCCGCACTGACTTACGATGGCAGCACATGGAAGCTATATTTAAATGGTGCGCTGGAGAATGAACTCTATGTCGGACAGCCGTTGCGCGCCGATAGTATTCAGCACTTTAGTATCGGTTCCGCGCTCAATTCCTCCGGCTCACCGGCGGGTTATTTTGCAGGTTTGATTGATGAAGTCTCTGTTTGGAATCGTGCACTTGAAATGAGTGAGATCCGCGCATTGATGACTGAGAATCCCGCACTGCCGAATGCAGATTTGTCCGGCTTCTGGAAACTGGATGAAACTGCGGGCGCCGCAGCCTACGACGAAAGTCAGCAAATTCACGGCGCTGTTAGTGGGGTCTTTACTGATGCGGATTGGCAAGCCACCGACTTGGACACATCTGTGATCTCCTTTCCTCCCACGGATCTGACAGCATTGGCCACAGCCGATAAAGTGATCGAATTGAGCTGGGTAGATGCTTCCAGTAATGAGTCGGGTTTCACGCTGGAGCGCCGCGAAGGCACAGAGGGTGAATGGATTGTGATCGAAACGACTGCCGCGAATGTGGAAAGCTACTCCGACACGGAGGTTCAGCCCGATCTAGATTACTACTACCGTGTCAGCACTGTTGGGGGCACGGTATATAGCTCCGCGATACGTGCGAATATCGGCACGCGCTACAATGAGAAAGTTGCCAAGTTCCAGTATGGAATGAATGGATACACCGCGACTAATGATATCGGCATTCGCTCCTCGAGCTCGCCTGGTGCTGATGCAACCTGGAATACTTCCAACCTCTATACCGACAATAATAGTGAGACTGATGAAGATCAGGTGCTGATTGATTTCCAAGATATCATCGGAACCGGCGCGCAGCAAATACCATCCACTGCGATCGTTAAGAGCGCGACGCTACGCCTATGGGTTGGAGACGGGAATAACCCCAGCAACGATATCATTAGCCTACACCGCATGCTCGCGGATTGGTCGGCGAACAGCAGCTGGAATTCGATGGTCGATGGTATCACAGCCGACGATGTCGAAGCAGTCGCCACTGCGGAATATGTGCATGAAACCTATAAGGACATCGAGACCTGGAGCGAGTGGGACGTCACCGCTTCCATCGAAGCGTATCTTGCAGGCACTGCGACCAATCGCGGTTGGGTGTTGTTGAACTCCGATAATGATGGCTTTGGCTTCTGGACTTCCAAGGCCGCAGATATTGATATTCATCCTGAATTAGTGGTTGTCTATAGCGATGGCCCGACTCCTGCAGCGCCCACTTCGGTAGTTGCAGAGCCGGTCTCTACTTCAGAAATTGAGTTGACCTGGACTGACGTTGCTAGCGACGAGACCGCCTATATGATTGAACACGCCACGGACTACTACGGTGAGTGGGAGGTGTTAGTTGCGGATCTCGATCCAGATACGCAGTCCTACAGCCACACAGGCTTGGAGACGGAGAGCACACACTATTACCGTGTAGTCGCTTTGAGCGAAACTGGTGGCGGCATCAGTGAGCCCGCGTTTGCTCGCACCGACGATGGACCTTATGGTCTGCGTCAACTGTCCTTCCAGCAAGGCTTCAATGACTATGCGAGTGCATTGGAGATTGAGATCGATTCCGATACGCCTGAGGCCAATGCGCAGAATGGAATCCTATGGGTAGACCACAACTCGGATGGCAGTGAGCGTCAGGTATTGCTGAACTTTGGCGACATCTTTGGTGAAGCTGCGGGGCAAATCCCTGCAGGCTCGATTATCGATCGTGCTTATATCCGACTCTATGTCGGCACCGATACTTCCGTGCAAAGTGATGGCCCCATGCACTTCCAGCAAATGCTGGTGGATTGGGATGATTTGTCTAGCTGGTCCTCGGAGGCCTGGGGCGGTAACGGTATCGACGATGACGATATCGAATCAGATAGTCAGCCCGATAGCGTGAGCATCTTCTCTAGCCAAGAGTCATACTACGACGTCGAGGTCACGCCGACCCTGGTCGACTGGTTGAATGGTGCACCGGTCTATGGCTGGGTGATTCAAACTTACTCCAACGATGGATACGGTTTCTATTCATCATTAAGTGCCGATGCAAAGCAACGCCCAGAGCTGATTGTTGAAATCGATACCGATCCTGCGAATCTGTATCCAGAGATCACGATCAATGCGCCTACAGACGGTGCGACTGAAGTTGCCGAGCCCGCGATCATTAATCTGGATGTCACTGATGGCAATCTTGAAGACCTACTGGATGTCACACTCTTCGGACGTCTAGTCGCTGATTCCGACGAAGCGTTCTCGGTGGTATTGCTGCCGGATACACAATTCTATTCGGCAGAGATCAATGGAGCTGTGAAGGAAATCTTCGCTTCCCAAACACAATGGATCATTGATAATCGCGAAGCCTTGAATATCGCCTTCGTCTTGCACCTGGGAGACATCGTTCAAAACGGTGATACTTATGGTAACGGCAGCTCTGCAGAGCAGGAGTGGATCAACGCTTCGGACGCGCTCTACTTACTGGAAGATCCGCTAACCACTGGTCTGCCTGAAGGTATTCCTTATGGCGTCGCGGTCGGGAATCACGACCAAGAGCCGATCTGGGATCCAGATGGCACTACGACTTACTATAACAAGTATTTCGGTGTCGATCACTGGGCCGGTAAGAGCTACTACGGCGACCACTACGGCAGTAACAATGATAACTACTACCAATTGTATTCGGTTGGCTCATACGACTTCCTTTCGATCAGTCTGGAGTATCGTGGTTCTGCAAATGCAGAGGTGCTCGATTGGGCCGAAGGCTTAGTGCAAGCCTATCCCGACCGTCGTGTCATCGTGACGACGCACCACCTTGTCAATACCGGCAATCCTGCTTCTTGGAGTTCCTACGGTGAAGCGATCTACGAGCGCTTGAAGGGCTATCCTAACTTAGACCTGATGCTCGGTGGTCACATCCACGGTGAGGGACAACGCACGGATGACTTTGAGGGAAATATTACACACTCTCTCTTGCAAGACTATCAGGGCTATAGCGAAGGTGGCCAAGGTTACCTACGAATCCTGACATTCGAACCTGCACACAATAAGATCTACGTGCGCACTTACTCACCTTGGGTGGATGCCTATGAGACCGACACGAACAGTCAGTTCGAATTGGAGTATGACATGGGAACCATCATCTCCGAATTTGAGGAGTTGGCGACCTTCACCGATATACCTGCCGAATCCGAATTGGAGTTCGAATGGGATGAGCTATTGGCTGGCCGTCATTATGAGTGGTATGTTCGAGCAACGGATGGACGTAAGCCAGTAGAAACCAGCTTACAGTCATTCACCGCAGCGGGGGCGACTTATTCCGCTTGGCGTGATCAACTCTTCGATGCCGAAGATAGCAATGTCGGCCGCGAGGACGACCATGATGGCGACGGCTATAGCAACTACTATGAGTTCGTCTTTAATGGAAATCCTAAGAGCGGTTCAGGCCTGCACATGCCTACGGTCACCCTCGGTGAGGGCGGTAATGAAATGCGCTATCAGCGCATTAAAGATGCTGGCTTGCAATGGAGCTACCTCGTCTCGCAAGACTTGATCCACTGGGATCTGCCTAGTGAAGAAGTCGTCGAGATCACCGAGCACATCGTGGACAACGAGGACGGCACCGAATCGGTCCAGCTTGAGATTGATACTAAGGTCAAAGCACTCTTCTGGCGCATCGTCGCTGAATAG
- a CDS encoding c-type cytochrome, with protein sequence MNTTIACDSGVLLWYESPFITGASVWVIVLEESFARIISGLDFAKVARMNSYLFHVLCLLGILSLAKQPGLYGAIALHPEAPAEASIYFSGDWGQSPGYMTRAELAALDDYTTIRTEVFPGAAEADLGVLPLKSLIQVLGLGDECDGFVLECTDAWESYVTLEYIEEHDPVMLLYYNGKSPEEAEWPMFGGDIEALAPYYVFVVGDRSGYVDAPKYGMISATQMNGIRATNTAERYAPFYKSPMDQLSPMAQAGRDLFLQRCNVCHEGPGGVGGNVSQRPLIVLQGHAVYNEDYLRKMITNPKQFYPETIMPNHEDFDDLKFAKIVTYLKETSALMK encoded by the coding sequence GTGAACACCACTATCGCTTGCGATAGTGGTGTTTTGCTTTGGTATGAGTCGCCTTTTATAACTGGTGCATCGGTATGGGTGATTGTTCTTGAGGAGAGTTTCGCCAGAATTATATCTGGCTTGGATTTTGCTAAGGTGGCTCGCATGAATTCCTACCTATTTCATGTGTTATGCCTGCTGGGCATCCTTTCTCTCGCGAAGCAACCTGGATTATATGGTGCGATTGCTTTACATCCTGAAGCACCCGCTGAGGCGTCTATCTATTTTAGTGGCGACTGGGGGCAATCCCCAGGTTATATGACGCGTGCTGAGTTGGCTGCGCTTGATGACTATACGACGATACGGACGGAGGTATTTCCTGGAGCTGCCGAGGCGGACTTGGGTGTCCTACCATTGAAATCATTGATTCAGGTTCTTGGTTTAGGGGATGAATGTGATGGTTTTGTATTGGAATGTACTGATGCTTGGGAGAGCTACGTGACCCTCGAGTATATCGAGGAGCATGACCCGGTTATGTTGCTATATTATAATGGTAAATCACCAGAGGAGGCTGAATGGCCTATGTTTGGGGGTGATATTGAAGCGCTTGCCCCCTATTATGTTTTTGTCGTGGGGGACCGGAGTGGTTATGTCGATGCTCCTAAATACGGAATGATTTCAGCGACGCAAATGAATGGTATCCGTGCGACGAATACGGCGGAGCGTTACGCACCTTTTTACAAGTCACCGATGGATCAGCTTTCGCCAATGGCTCAGGCTGGTCGCGATTTATTCTTGCAACGTTGTAATGTATGCCATGAAGGGCCGGGGGGTGTGGGCGGCAATGTTTCTCAGCGCCCTTTGATTGTCTTACAAGGACATGCGGTCTACAACGAAGATTATCTACGTAAAATGATTACGAATCCAAAGCAGTTTTACCCTGAGACGATCATGCCAAATCATGAAGACTTTGATGACCTCAAGTTTGCAAAGATTGTTACTTATTTAAAAGAAACATCAGCGCTAATGAAGTGA
- a CDS encoding phospholipase D-like domain-containing protein → MRTIKWILLGALLGVAALPYLLFQQQELPAGTRLSSLDFEYSEARLLVDRTMWDDATGEVVRSHEIFDTILREIELAETFVIADFFLWNPWRGAVESSGELRALAQELAEALIRKRIQSPDIPILVITDPINRIYGDHASDYYARLAGAGIPVVFTDLSQLPDSNRIYAPQAWFWGQYLPAEKIDSDLALIPNPFDQSGEKLTLAQLGRLLYFKANHRKVLVTGRQSTAPRVLVGSFNPADGSANHSNVGALVEGAVAIYAAHSELDIAEWSSSNLQQVAGELSQQIAQAIATIRLRVPAVASLPRAREGAPRVAWRSEGAIQQELREQLNQAVAGTRVDAAVFYFSDRRIVKAFIEAIQRGAEVRLLLDANRDAFGREKNGIPNRAVAAELMALAGVGNVEVRWAATHGEQYHAKVLRVVGERQDVLFLGSANWTRRNLDDLNLEANLLFQDASDLGRDFDAYFEALWANANGYVESLPYEDWAESGWSLRWKTWLYRFQEWSGASTF, encoded by the coding sequence ATGCGAACGATTAAATGGATACTTCTAGGAGCTCTCCTCGGGGTGGCGGCTTTGCCTTACTTGCTTTTTCAGCAACAGGAGTTGCCAGCGGGCACTCGCTTGAGTAGCCTGGATTTCGAATATTCGGAGGCGCGCTTGTTGGTTGATCGCACTATGTGGGATGACGCGACGGGAGAGGTGGTGCGCTCACATGAGATTTTTGATACGATTCTGCGGGAAATTGAGTTGGCCGAAACCTTTGTGATTGCGGATTTCTTCTTGTGGAATCCGTGGCGTGGTGCGGTGGAATCCTCTGGAGAGTTGCGAGCACTTGCGCAAGAGTTGGCGGAGGCGTTGATCCGCAAGCGTATTCAGAGTCCTGATATACCGATCCTGGTGATTACGGATCCGATTAATCGAATTTATGGCGATCATGCGTCTGATTATTATGCTCGATTGGCTGGAGCGGGCATCCCAGTGGTTTTTACTGATTTGAGTCAGCTGCCGGATTCGAATCGTATCTATGCGCCACAGGCTTGGTTTTGGGGGCAGTATTTGCCAGCTGAGAAGATCGACAGCGATCTTGCCCTGATTCCTAATCCATTTGATCAGTCGGGTGAAAAGCTGACTCTGGCGCAATTGGGGCGCTTGTTGTATTTTAAAGCAAACCACCGGAAGGTTTTGGTGACTGGTCGGCAGAGCACCGCGCCTCGTGTCTTAGTCGGTAGTTTTAATCCAGCTGATGGCAGTGCAAATCATTCTAATGTCGGGGCTTTGGTAGAGGGCGCAGTCGCGATCTATGCGGCGCATTCGGAGTTGGATATTGCGGAGTGGTCGTCGTCGAATCTCCAGCAGGTTGCGGGGGAGTTGAGTCAACAAATCGCCCAGGCGATTGCGACGATTCGGCTGCGTGTGCCAGCGGTCGCTTCCTTGCCTCGGGCTCGCGAGGGGGCACCGCGGGTGGCCTGGCGCAGTGAGGGGGCAATTCAGCAAGAGCTGCGGGAGCAGTTGAATCAGGCGGTGGCTGGCACGCGTGTGGATGCGGCTGTATTTTATTTTTCGGATCGCCGCATCGTGAAGGCCTTTATTGAGGCGATTCAGCGAGGGGCTGAGGTTCGATTATTACTGGATGCCAATCGTGATGCCTTTGGGCGCGAGAAAAACGGAATTCCGAATCGTGCGGTGGCGGCCGAGTTGATGGCATTGGCGGGGGTGGGCAATGTGGAGGTGCGCTGGGCTGCGACGCATGGCGAGCAGTATCATGCAAAGGTGCTACGTGTCGTGGGCGAGCGGCAAGATGTGCTCTTTTTAGGCTCTGCTAACTGGACGCGACGAAACTTGGATGATTTAAACCTAGAGGCGAACCTGCTGTTTCAAGACGCTTCTGACTTGGGGCGTGACTTCGATGCTTACTTCGAAGCTCTTTGGGCGAATGCGAATGGCTATGTGGAAAGTTTGCCCTATGAAGATTGGGCGGAGTCTGGCTGGAGTTTGCGCTGGAAGACCTGGCTCTACCGTTTTCAAGAGTGGAGCGGAGCTTCGACGTTTTGA